The following nucleotide sequence is from Harmonia axyridis chromosome 5, icHarAxyr1.1, whole genome shotgun sequence.
TGATGCAAAAACTACACTACTTTTAATTAATTTGGCCCTagataattttgaatggaaaaaaattactaaaataGTAATAGAAAAAGAATTCACAATATGTATATGGGGATATGAATAACATAAAGAAAACAGAATCATATACGTCAACAATGAGTAATAATAAACTTCCTAGAAATACAAGGATTTCTTTTCGATTTCAGATCTCGAAGGAAGAATTATGAATCGATTTGATTACCATAAAAGTGACTCAAGCGCAATCATATTGGGCTATGTTATTTTCAATGACTGCTGAAGAAAACTTAACTCCTATTAATCTCTGATAGctgataaatatttaaattactgGAGAATAGGCTATTTCACAGCAGGAAAAATGCCTTTTTATTGTTATGCAATATGTTGATGAAGCtctaacaaatttattttttttaaattcgactTCATTCGTCAACTacaactagggattcatcaagccaagtggcttgacattttaaccaactacttgacttgaaaatcaagctcttgaaaaattacatacttgatttgacttggcttgacttgattttagatatttgttATTTGACTTGATATGAAGgtacttgatattatttgagcttgatatgcacgcgtcgcacggtatatatttctgcaatctcgtgcgcgcataaactaaataaggggattcctcgagcgccgagagactgaagcattcgccagtgtgactttatttgtagttttctcacatttctatgatttctattggtagattttggtagtgcAGTAGTAGTGGTAGAGAATTTTTCCGTTgcattttttcttaatttctgcacTCAACCGGTCCAATATTGTTATGAATAAGTCACCGTTGTTGGTTTTACCTTacaagatagtcaatgaacaatataccatgcAAGCCCTAAtatacggatgccataaccttacaATCCAAGTAGTGAGGTGAAAAAGCTTAAATGAATAACAAAGTGAACGTAACCGCTGTTAACGCACAATTTCTAATTTTGCTTTCGCACGATTACGTATCCTGGTGCTTAAGTTGGTATCCTGGAGCATTGACAATAATCCCAATTTAGTTTTCGGGAAGTTATTTCGAGTAGCGTTCTGCGCCTACGGTCGACAATCTAACACATTCTGGCCGCGATGGTgctaaatttattttcgaaaacacGAAACCAACGTGCGctcacttaaaaaaaaattcgcgTATTTCAACTCCTCTCACTATCATTTCATTGACAACGATCAAAACTATGGAAATATTTGCAGAATACTCGggtttaacaaatttattggcTCAAGAACCTTCCCCTGCGGAACCCCTTTATTATACACTCCTCAGATATTGCCATTGGGACGAAGAGTTTTTGATTTAAATTCAAGGTACATTGTCCTGCATATTAGTAATAAATGAAAACTGATATGCATAATATACCCACACAAAAACATGCAGCTGGTTGTACATAAGGCATTTTCTTTCTTTAGAAGAAAGAATGTTAATATAACGTGGTTGGAATATATTAAATCTCTATTGTTATTCGTACAAGAAGAATATGGAAAGGTTGACATGCTTTTGTAAGTATTCAAATCCATAACACAATCATGAAAACAGGAAAGTGAAATGAAGTcagcataaaaaaataaacaaatacgAAAAAAATGCTGTTTCCTTGTTTGTATGCAACTTAAATGTTTTATTCTGCTGATTTCTAGTTCTGTGGGCTACTAATTGTTTGAATTAAACTTAGTATTACCTGTAAAAATACaaacaagacatttcaaaaagCTAGGACAAATTTCAGTATACCTGAAAATAGTATTCCAGTAAAATCCTAGCTTTGAAATATAAAGGCAGGTACGTTATATTTAACACCTCTTTTTCTTGGAAATACATGTAATAGATCAAAGCACAAGACATCGTCGAAAGAAGTTCTTTAGGTGCGAAACAACTCTGTTCTATAATTTAAACTAGACTAGCTAGTTATTTgacaaaaacaaataaaaacttAATTGGTAATTTGCTGAAACTTTCAACGAACAATGACGCTAATTTTCTATGACCCACTTTTGCAGTGCAACGATTTAAAAATTCggtcaaataaaaaaatttggcaCAAAGAAGTAATTTAGTGGATATTTGCAAGTGCCAAGGAAGTAAGTAATGAAGTGTGCTGAGGACTCATTCAATATTATTACTGGTTAGAAACAGCTATaagtaatgaaaaaaatgtcgtTAAAAAACTCTTCTAAATAATTGCAATTAGAACGTTCATACACCAAATTACATGTCCTATACCCTAACTACTTGACAGTCAATTATAGAATATTCTAGTTCCATGAAATTGATAACAATAACTCCTTGAGCACACAATTTCTGCAATCatgattaattcatttcaaaacaatAATTATGTAATTACGAATAAAGTATAGAATAACAAGATCAAGTTATTATCTCACACCGCATTGAAATGTAGGTGCACATGTACAAGAACATTCGagggaaatattttcataaagtatgattatttcatttcttaTAGGACGACTAAATTTATCtatataaaatgttaattggATGAAAATTCAAGGATAATATGTCCAGACAACTCAATTTCGACCCaatatcaacaatattattttgtgaaatactAATAATACCCAAGGGAAGAAAGGcatcaaatattcatgaattatcATGTACGAAACATATGATCAAAAAAACTACTGATGATTACCTCACCCTTATTTCTAGGTTATTAATCAACGATTTTCAAAGCAAATACGAACATCacaataaatattcgataaatctCACCTTGTTTAATTTCGGGGTAACCAATTATTTATCCTGATACATTACACAGTAAAATATTTCACTAGGTAAAGACCACAGTTGAATGATTGTTTATGACCTAACGAATTATTATCAGTCTCAGGTATCGATATCACTTAACCCGATATTCAGTGTTGAAATTACAAACTAATGAGACAAATAAATGCACTGTTCCCGACTACTATTATTTACGAATACGGTGTTTGTTCACACCAAACCACGAGAACTTTAATCTAGTCAGAAATTACTCGTGAATGATTTTTCTCTAGCTCTCCTACTTCTTCTTACTTCTATTTATTACCTCTCTCTGTCTCGCACCTTGTCTTTGTCTATTTGACTTCCAGAATTCACATTGCACAATGTTGCCAAATCTTCGCCTTGATTAATATTTAAAGGAAAGCATCGAATCAATTCAATCAATgttgattattaatttcaacgatactttgaaattaaatttcactACAAACTTATTCTTTCCAGTATCTAGATTAATTAAGAGAAAATCACAACGATCTTCAAACGAGGTATATTAtacaatttaaattttgtcaCTTGAGCTCATATATAAATTACTTATCataaatgattgattgtttgGTGTACTCCACATGATTTATTTAACTAATTGTTATCGAAATTGATATTCATTATATCATTATCCATTTATGGAACGCACCCAAGTAGTTCAGATGACTCaatggttgttttttttttttaatatccgatatatttgtattttaggATATTTTTACAGGGCGTTTGAATTATTCTCACTTCTCAATAAggtgaaaaatgaagaaaacaaaaacaaGCAGTTCATCAACTCATTTAATCCTCTGAATATGTTACaatgaataaattgataaatCAACAAACTAGATAGGCCTGTTTCAGATCCCTTCCACATGAATATCTAATTTCATTTTAAACTAAACCAAAAACTTTTTCAagctttcatttcaaatatggcAAATCTATTGCAAAATATCTGACAAATTAATCCAGATTGTCATCTTGGAAAACGTTATTAGTAGGAGCACTTTGTGGAGGAGCAAAACCTGCTCCTGGGAAGGCACCAGGAAAACCTCCACCCATAGATCCTTTCATCTTAGAGGTTAACTTTAGGAACAAAGCCATTATTTTTGGATTTGACTGGTACTTCATCAAATTTGCAGGATTAACAGAGATATCTCTGAATGCAGCAGAAATTTCAGGATCCTAAGAACAAACaagataaaattaataaaaattcatcCACTTATATCAGAAGTTTTACCTGTAGGGCTGTCATCACTTcaggatctgaaaatatttcattgaagtcACCCATATTCATACCTTCCATACCAGGTATTCCTCCCATTGGAGGTATACCTTGTTCTTGACCTTCCTGAGCAGCTTTAGCTCTAGCTTCTCTAGCCTTTTGTATTCTCTCCAATTTTTCTTTCTCCTCTCTCTCCAACTTTTTACGCTCATTCTTCAAACGATGTTGTTCAATCTTTTGAGCATTTGGAGTGACCTATAATATACAATTCACgttatttttatatacatatatgcaaACTCTCATCAATGATTTATACCTCTTTCAACCATTCATCTGACTGCTCATCAAAATCTATTTTACAAGCCTGCCTCAAATCTAGAGCAGCCTCTTCCCAATCGCCCAAGAGTCTGTGTGCCCTGCCTCTAAATTTATAAGCAGCAGCAGAATCAGGATTCAGTTCCAATGCCTTAGTGCAATCTCTTATACAAGCCTTTggtttattcaatttcaaatgagcTTGACCCCTTTTAGCAAATAATAATGCAGAAGAGGGATCTGCTGCAATGGCTTCAGAATAGACAGAGATAGAATCCTCCAATTTGCCTTCATTGAACAGTTCGATAGCTTTACGTCTGAGTTCTTGGGCcttttcaatctcttcatctgtAAGCTCTCCTTTTTCACCTCCCATTTCAATATCAACAAGTTCATCAGGTTCAATGCATCCTTCCTTGTCTAGCTCCAAATCAGATTCGGGATCACTTTCATATTCTGTAGATTTTGGTTGAGGTTCAGTCTTAGTTTCTTCAGTCTTTGCCGACATTTTTGGAGCAGGAATTACCCCACCAAATGATTCTATAAATtctctgaaaaaattcaaagcCGGAAGATGTAAAATTTCAGGATTACTTTTACAGATGTCTATGAaagctttcaatttttcaagagcTTCTTGATCAAATGGACAActcattttgttatttttgacaAGAAAATAAATCTATTAAATAAGCTAAGTAGTATTCGTTGACAATTATTGTTTTTCGTTACTCGCAACAACCAGTTTAGCGGCACTTGGGGAAAACTTTCGTATGAATTCAAAGCTTATCAAAActtctggaaaattttcattgaaattacgaACAGATTCCTATTTATCTACATTACATTTGTGCTACGCAATTAATTATTACGTTTTGTTTTGTAGCAAATGGAACATAGCCTTATTTGACAGATCATAGAAGAAATTAGGTCATCGGATGAAAGAAGAGATAAAATAATAGGGAAACAGGAAAATTAGTAAATACGGCAGACGGAAAACATGTTGATAAAAATTCAAGGGTAGGGTTGTGATAACTTTTGTACTTTAGAGAAATATTGTAGGAATATGATAAAATTTAAATACCTGTAGCAGAATAATTGTAATTTTATGTTGTGCTACATGATGGCCAATCACCACAGTCATGGGGCTAGACCAGGTGAAACTGATCAAATGGCACCACCCCAGTACTTGAAAGTGTTCATTCAAAGAGACTACAGTGAAGGCACATTAGTTAAGTTTCAAACTAGATTTCCACAAGAATTAGAAGGCAGAGTAAGTTACAAACTAGTTGAGGTATGCCTTGTTTTACTCAAAACAATTAATTTCAGTTGGAGAAACAAGTATTCGAAACAACCATCAATAAATTGAATGCTTATTTTCAAGAAGCAGAGAAAGCAACTTGCTCTTCTTATTGTGAAGGGTGTTTAGCATGTTTAACAGcctatttaatttatttatgtaaAGAAACACATTACGAAAAAGTGAGTACACTTCCACTAATTTATTCTGTTGTTAGGATATTTGACTTGAATGATTTTCTTGTagagtttaaaaaaaatatcaaagtaCATAGCCGAACAAAATGAAAGGGTATACGAGCCAAGAGGTTTAAAACTTACGGATCCAGCAATGAGAGGACTACGTGTAATAGAAATTAGCTGTCTCGATAGGCCCCCTAATGCATGACTCACACTATCTCATTCAacacaagaattttttatgTGATGAAAATCGACAGCAAATAAATGTATGAGAAtgtattttaatatttcagaaatttgaaTGTAAGTTTGTTTATTACTTAACAATAGTAagttgagaatggaaatctaatttatgtatatttttttaagatttAATGAATGTGATTTATGATTAAGACCTTTGGAAGAAATATATATAgcttataatgaaaatattgtttattttatttgaatcatTAAACAGGATGTACCTATTTGGgtccaatttgaaaaattagtgTAGTTTAGTTTCTTACCCATTCCATTGCCTCCTAGTTCACGTTTTAGATACTATATTATCCAAGAATTAATTGGTGAAACAATAAATTTGCCACTAtggtttaattgaatttttttagtgAAACATATCTCAATTCATATGTACTCAAAGTATGTGATATgtatttaaaatttgatatatatCGGACGGTTGTAATGAAACATTTACCTTAAGATGCTAAAACTAAtgtaaatattaatattatttttttatttcattgagttattaggttttttattaaaattttgtaatggatcaaaaataatgagaaattaAACTACTTCTttcaaaattcagtaataaGCCTGATATTTTCTCATTGTGAAACAAATACCttcaatttaaatattcatcGTGAGAGTAAGGCATAACTTAAATATGTTTGAGAATATTGTTGTGCAAGAGAAATTAATCTTTTTAATTTAGTAAatgcttattttgaaatacatcTTCAACAAAAATACTTCGCAAATTTTTTCATGTCGATcttgaataaacaattatttaatgaaaatataaattttagtGGAACTACTCTAATTGAATAAAATGCTTCATGTTCTTTAAATGCAGCCTCAAAAGAATTTATGCTCAACAACATATTGCTAATATGGCAAAAGGTCTCAGAAAAGAAAGACGAAATGTAAATCAAAAGATTTATTCAGGTTAATCTAACAAGTTCAACTTTCCATATGGAGTTGATCTTGAACCTTTTTCCAAGCATTCAAAGGTCCATGTTCTGGCCTATATTTAACATTGCTACCATCAGGTTGCAACCTTCCTTCATTCTTCAACTGTTCATATTGATCCTTCTCGTATTTAGTGAATCCCCACTTTTTAGAGACATAGATTTTTTGACGACCGGGGAACTTGAACTTGGCACGCCTCAAAGCTTCAATTACTTGGGCCTTGAATCTTTCTGATGATCGGACACTCATGATTGGTTGTCCAATACGTACTCTGGCTACGGTTCCTTGTGGTTTACCAAAGGCACCTCTCATTCCAGTTTGGAgcctgaaataatgaaattattaataACTTTACCAAGACTTGCTATTATTAACTCAAACAACTCTTTGATAGAAATCTGATATTATAAAAGATAGGACATGAAAATACAGGTAAATACAAGATCATTGTAATTTAGTGTATACCTAATTTAGCATATACAAGCATCAAAGAACTCACCTATCAGCTCCGGCACaggacaacatcttgttgattctGATAACATGGAATGGATGGAGCCTCATACGGATATGGAACTGATCTTTACCACAATGTTTTACCAGATATTTGTTACAACAGATACGTCCTGCCTCAAGGGCTTCAGAACTGAGCTGTTCATATTCGTCAGAAACTAAATGAACGCATAGTGGAAAGTCCTCAACTCCTGCCTTCTTTTTACCCAAATCGAAAATACGGATTTTAGGATCTGGCACACCTCTGCAGAACCGAGATTTGGGGTACGGCTTGTTTTTGCAGTACCGATAGCTGCAATTGAATCCATTGTtagataaattatttcaaaatatattttaaggTTATAACATACCATCTAGCTGGTCGCCTACCCATTTTGAcctgtaaaataaaaaatattagctAATTATTAAAACTAACCCAACAAAATTATGaactgatatttcaaatagtcaATGGAAAACTTATATTCAACAAAGTATTAGGATTTTAGAGATTTTCTGTGAATAAACATACCTTGCTGTACTTGTACAAAATGGGACTTTGAGAAGAAAGATGCAAACCTTTGACGTTTTTGACACTGTGGACAAAATGAAGTTCAGTGTTCcaccttttcttttttttttgttgacttaATCCTGAGTAAGATTTTGCGAATAATATCGAAACTTGAACtgctttttataaaaaattttacggAAATAAACGACAAGCATTATTTTTAACGATGTGTAATTATTTATCTGGGATACAtacgaatattttttttctacaaaaactTTATAAAGTTAATTGTATTAAATCGATTGAGCTTGAATAAAAATGGCATTATTTGAATCAAATAGTTccatttaaataatttttatttcgaaaaagttcCAAGGATTTTCATTAAAGGAAAATATTTcctttaattaattattttgacaTATTTGTCAATTTGAATTTTACCTTGTGAACATCGAAGGTCATTTTGCggtgaataatttcattttggagTTGTATATCATCACATTCGATAAAATAcctaagaaattaaaaaaaaatccaaaatgcAAACTGCTATACGAACTGCTTCCTCTACAGTTTTGGTAATTTTAGTTTGATGTTTTCAAGCCATTATACCTTTACGTAATAACCTAACCCTCTACTAGTTCATCTGAtagcaaattttgaaattatgtatttatttcgcAGCCTAAATCAATGAAACATTTAAGAAAAGgatatttaaataatttatatcgaTTGTACTCCTCTGGTCAAGAAGCAGATCTTGTTGTTATTGGATCAGGGCCTGGAGGATATGTTGCTTCAATTAAAGCGGCTCAATTGGGCTTAAAGACTGTCTGCATTGAAAAAGAACCAACATTGGGCGGTACATGCTTAAATGTAGGATGTATACCCTCAAAGGCATTGTTGAACAACTCTCATTATTATCACATGGCTCATTCTGGAGACTTATCTTCTAGGGGAATAATCAGTAAGTGAAAAAAGTTGACGTTTGTTTTCTGGGACTTTTTTCGGATCACAATGAAAACATGTAAATCCAGTTATTAGGGAAATTTATCTCATTTCCTGAGTATATGAGCAATATCTgttcaaattattcaaaattgattttatCATGCTGTAATATTTGTACCAGGTTTTTTGATCTGATACAAATAAGACGGTCTTTCAGAAAACTCTTGgatcaagaaaataaaatgttgaAGTTAGGAACCCCCATGCTTTATCTGCGAGAAGTCAGGTATTGACATTACGATTTTATTTGTAGTATTGCAAATATATTGAGTACCATAGCTTAGTTAGAAATTGCTAACACtgtaaattgaattatttcttgaaacttATTCATTCCActaatttctatatttttgactGTGATAAGAATCACAAATTTTAGTGAAGGACCATCCCTAACAATAAAACACCTAACAGATCAGTAAATTATAATTTGTAGTTGATactttttaaatttaaaatcaattaaCACTGCATCGATTTTAGCTGACGGTGTTAGATTAGACTTGGAAAAACTTATGGGTCAAAAATCCAATGCAGTTAAATCCTTGACTGGTGGAATTGCACAACTGTTCAAGAAAAATAAAGTAGAACTTATCAAAGGTCATGGTAAAATCACAGGAGTTAATCAAGTAACGGCATTAAAAGAAGATGGCTCTAGCGAAGTAGTTAACACTAAGTATATAATGATAGCTACAGGATCTGAAGTAACGCCCTTCCCAGGAATTGAAGTAAGTTTAATTTTTACTAAACTTGTGATAAATTATGTCCTCAATcattctatttattttttttacattggtATCACTGAATATCTGGTATGAGTACAATTTATTTGTAGTTTATCTcaattttttatctttatgtCCAAGGTTATCATTGATATTGTTAAAGACTGCCCCAATATCTATCATAATTAGAAGAATTGTTTAATTTTATTGCCTAATCTAACCAAATGACAAATTAGGGAATCCATAGAACTGTCAAAAGTAAAATTCAATGTGGCGGCAATTGGTCATAGAGATTCATGCTCTAGTTGTTGCGGATTCCATAATGGCAGACTTGATGCCCCAAATTTACCATGCTTTCAATTTTTATGAAGTTTAAACGGTATaaaatcaatacaaaaattcaaaattcagctGTAAATTTCAAAACAACCCCAACTTTGATATATTCTATGGTTATGCCTACCGACACCATTTAAAAGTCACATGATCTGAACTGTctaataatatgaaatattcaggGATGCCAAGGCAAGAATAATGAAATTACCATTAAAGCAATCTTCATCCAATATGGTTAACGGAATTGAATAAAATCTaagttattttcaattgaatcattTTTTAGATCGATGAAGAACAGATAGTCTCTTCCACCGGGGCCTTATCACTCAAAGAAGTACCCAAAAGATTTATCGTAATAGGTGCTGGTGTCATCGGTCTTgaattggtgagatattgagaCGATGTAGTTTCT
It contains:
- the LOC123680093 gene encoding 60S ribosomal protein L10 gives rise to the protein MGRRPARCYRYCKNKPYPKSRFCRGVPDPKIRIFDLGKKKAGVEDFPLCVHLVSDEYEQLSSEALEAGRICCNKYLVKHCGKDQFHIRMRLHPFHVIRINKMLSCAGADRLQTGMRGAFGKPQGTVARVRIGQPIMSVRSSERFKAQVIEALRRAKFKFPGRQKIYVSKKWGFTKYEKDQYEQLKNEGRLQPDGSNVKYRPEHGPLNAWKKVQDQLHMES
- the LOC123680228 gene encoding putative protein FAM10A4, whose product is MSCPFDQEALEKLKAFIDICKSNPEILHLPALNFFREFIESFGGVIPAPKMSAKTEETKTEPQPKSTEYESDPESDLELDKEGCIEPDELVDIEMGGEKGELTDEEIEKAQELRRKAIELFNEGKLEDSISVYSEAIAADPSSALLFAKRGQAHLKLNKPKACIRDCTKALELNPDSAAAYKFRGRAHRLLGDWEEAALDLRQACKIDFDEQSDEWLKEVTPNAQKIEQHRLKNERKKLEREEKEKLERIQKAREARAKAAQEGQEQGIPPMGGIPGMEGMNMGDFNEIFSDPEVMTALQDPEISAAFRDISVNPANLMKYQSNPKIMALFLKLTSKMKGSMGGGFPGAFPGAGFAPPQSAPTNNVFQDDNLD
- the LOC123680229 gene encoding golgin subfamily A member 7 produces the protein MLCYMMANHHSHGARPGETDQMAPPQYLKVFIQRDYSEGTLVKFQTRFPQELEGRLEKQVFETTINKLNAYFQEAEKATCSSYCEGCLACLTAYLIYLCKETHYEKSLKKISKYIAEQNERVYEPRGLKLTDPAMRGLRVIEISCLDRPPNA